The Vibrio aerogenes nucleotide sequence ACCCCATTTTATCCGTCACAAAATCAATTTCAGCATCTTCGAGAAAAGGCTGACTTAACTCATCAATATACGCGGAGAAACCCTGAAACTTCATCTCAGTATCGGTACTCTCTACAGCATCCACCGGACAATATGAAACACCACATTCGGCATTCGGGGTACCAGGATTCACGACAAAAACCCGTATATTAGTACCTTCCGGCTGCTGTTCCAGTAGTTTGACAAAGTGTTCCTGAGCTGATTCTGTAATAATAATATTTGACACGACAATACCCGACTATATTTGTAGACTATTTAGCGCCATTCTACTCTTGTGAAATCGATGAGCCAATCATTTTATATATTCAAATAAACTGAATTATGTTTGTCTGGACTTTTTATGGATAATTTCAATTGGATAAATGATTTTCCGGGGTTTTGCACAGGCAGTAAATATCAATTTTTCTGACTCCGGATTGTTGTAATAAATGGCATAGTTGACTGACTGTTGTACCTGTAGTGACAACATCGTCGACAATTGCTACATGTGCTTTATCTGTGTGGCATTTCAGTTCAAATGCAGAGTTCAGATTCCGTAATCTGGCTTGTCTGCTTAGTTTCTGCTGTGGCCGGGTAGCATGATTTTTCTTCACTATGCCAGAACTATAAGAGGTGTTGAGTAAGCGGCTGAGCCGTGAAGCGATCAGGTCACTCTGATTAAATCCCCTGATAAGATAACGTTGCCAGTGCATGGGGACTGAAATTAACTGTTCTGCTGGTTCCGTAATCTGGCGTGCCAACAGCTGGCACAGGGGAAATACATGCCAGAACTGACGTTGATATTTGATTTTGCTGATATAAATATTAAGCGGAAAACTGTAATCCCCAAGGCAGTAGAGTTTGTTCCAGAGAGGCGGATGACTCAGGCACTGCCCGCAGATACTGACAGGCTCCAGTGTTGGTTCTCCACACCGCTGGCACCGGGGGCTGGATTCAAACCAACGCATGCAGTGAGTGCACCAGTGGCCTTCGGCCGCATAAAGTTCCAGCTCGCATAATGGACACTGGCGTGGAATCATCTTGCAAATGGTATTTTTGAATCTTTGATAGCGCATCGTGCACATCCGGATGTAAATGAATAATCCATGCAATTTTCTCAGGACCTATGGTAACTTGTGTATGAATTAAGAAGGAGAGAGTGCGAGTCATGTCTGAGGTTTTGCATTGGCAGACAGAAGGGGAAGGTCCGGATCTGGTGTTAATCCATGGATGGGGGATGAATGGCGCTGTCTGGGATCAGACGGTTGAGATTCTGAAACATGAGTACCGGGTTCATGTGGTTGATTTACCCGGATACGGCCACAGTGGGCATTGCTGTGCATCTTCGATTGAAGAGACAGCGTTACTTGTGCTTCAGGGCGCGCCTGAACAGGCTGTATGGCTGGGCTGGTCATTAGGAGGACTGATTGCAACGCATATCGCACTCAATCATCCTGCACGGGTTAAAAAACTCATCACAGTGGCCAGTTCTCCCAAATTTGCTGCCCAGGATGAGTGGCGCGGGATTCAACCGAAAGTCTTGAAAGCATTTACTTCACAGTTAGTTGACGATTTTCAACTGACGATAGAACGTTTCATGGCACTTCAGGCGATGGGAAGCCCGACGGCCAGACAAGATGTAAAAGCGTTGAAAGAAAAAGTGCTTTCGAGACCTGCTCCGCGGCCTGAAGCGCTTTTTTCTGGTCTCAAAATGTTGTCAGATATTGATATGAGAACGCAATTGTCTGATATTTCTGTTCCCCTGTTACGTCTTTATGGAAGGTTGGATGGTCTGGTGCCGGTTCAGGTAGCCAATGATCTGAACACTCTGGTTCCGGAAAGTCAGTCTTGTATTTTTTCCCGTTCTTCACATGCGCCTTTTATTACAGAGACCGATGATTTTTGTCATCAGGTTCTTGAATTTGCAGCATCCTGATGATCAGAGCAATATCCGGATGGAAAAATTGCTTAAACGGCAGCAGCGACTAAATTTTTGAAAGACCTGGCCGATAAGTAATCGGATCATGAAAAATTTCATCTGAGAGATTTGAGTGAGCCGGGCGATGCTGAGGAGATTTCGGCTATGATTGTGTCACCGAATAATATAAGTGTGCCACTTATTGCCCCATCGGTAAATATGCAGACGGAGCAGGCTGCGCGTGAAAACCGGGTCAGAGAGCCGGTGACACCGACAGTCCAGCTGGAGAAATCGAATGCTGAACGTCAGATTAAATCTGATGATAAGCGTCGGAGAAGTTCATCCTGGGATCCGAGCGAGCACCCTGAGTATGAAATAGATGCTGATGAAGAGCATCATGGCAGCTCAGCGTACCGGGAGGAATCGAAAGGGGAACTGGAGCGCCTCTTTGAATTGCTCGCATTATCGACTTATAGTGAGCATCAGGGAAAGGGCTATATTGTCCGGTTCAGGTTTCCGAAGCATATTATTGATGCAGCGGTAAATGAAGGAAAAATGGCGAGACGGCGGGTCGTGATTAAATATCATTATGGCTATGCCATTGCACCGAATATTCCTTCAGAAGTTTTGGCAGTTTTATAGACTGTAATTTAAAAAACCTGCGGTGTACCGCAGGTTTTTTTTCGCCATTCTCACCCGTATGCTCCGGTGATTTTATTTTTTTGCTTTTGCAAAAGCTGCAGCGAAGGCACCGCCCATCGCACTGTTGGTTTGGGGCTTTTGCCGTTGACTCTTCTTCGGTTCCGTTGTACTGGCGGATGGACGACGGTTTGAACGGACAGTTTTGTTCTCTTGCCCCGGTTCGTCATTGAGCCGCATTGAAAGGGCGATACGTTTTCTTTGAATATCGACTTCCATCACTTTCACTTTGACAATATCACCGGCTTTCACCACTTCTCTCGGATCAGACACAAATCGATCGGTCAGTGCTGAGATATGGACAAGCCCGTCCTGATGCACACCTATATCAACAAACGCACCGAAGTTGGCAACGTTGGATACAACGCCCTCAAGAATCATTCCCGGCTCCAGATCGCTGACCTGATGAATGTCATCGGCAAAATTTGCGGTTTTGAACTCAGGCCGGGGGTCACGTCCGGGTTTATCCAGTTCTTTAATGATGTCTGTGACAGTCGGTATACCAAAGTTATCATCAGTGTAGTCACTGGCATGCAATCCATTCAAAAATGTTGTGTTGCCAATCAGGGAAGGAATCTCCTGCTGGTTTGCCTGAGCAATTTTCTGTACAACCGGATAAGCTTCAGGGTGAACAGATGAGCTGTCTAACGGATTTTTTCCATTCATGATCCGTAAAAAACCAGCGCACTGTTCATAGGCCTTCGGGCCTAAACGAGGCACTTTTTTCAACGTTGTTCTTGACTCAAACCGGCCATTTTCATCGCGGTATTCCACAATATTTTTGGCCAGTGTTGTTGAAAGACCGGCAACTCTGGTCAACAGCGCAGGTGAAGCTGTATTGACATCAACACCGACAGCGTTCACACAGTCTTCAACGACCGCATCAAGGCGCTTAGCCAGCAGGTTCTGGTTCACATCATGCTGGTATTGTCCGACCCCAATGGATTTCGGATCAATCTTAACCAGTTCAGCCAGCGGATCCTGAAGGCGCCGGGCGATAGACACAGCACCACGCAACGATACATCCATTTCGGGAAACTCTTGTGCTGCCAGTTCTGAGGCTGAATAGACCGAAGCCCCGGCTTCACTGACCACAATTTTCTGGACTTTGAGATTTCCCCGTTTAATTAAATCAGCAGCAAATGCATCTGTTTCTCTGGAGGCCGTCCCGTTACCGATGGCAATGAGATCGACATGAAACTGGCGGACCAGAGCATCTATTGTCTTGATGGCCTGTTCATACTGTTTCTGCGGCTGATGCGGGTAAATTGCGCAGGTGGAGAGCACTTTACCTGTTGCATCCACGACAGCAACTTTACAACCTGTTCTTAATCCCGGATCCAACCCAAGTGTTGCCCTGGGGCCTGCGGGGGTTGCCATCAGCAAATCCTTGAGGTTGGTTGCGAAGACATCGATCGCTTCAATTTCAGACCGTTCTTTCAGTGCGGACATCAGTTCAGTTTCCATGTGGACGGAAACTTTCACCCGCCATGCCCAGCCGATAACTTGCTTGCGCCATGTATCTGCTGGTGCATCACTCAGATGGATATTGTAATGCTTCGCTATCAGTGTTTCGCAATAAGACTCTCTGACACCTTCCGGTTGTTCCGGATCGGCGTTCAGGGTTAAGGTCAGGAAGCCTTCATTTCGGCCCCGCAGCATCGCAAGCGCCCGGTGTGAGGGCACGGCGCTGATTGGTTCCTGATGCTCAAAATAGTCTTTGAACTTCTCGCCTTTTTGTTCTTGCCCCGTGACAACTCTGGATGTCAGCAGTGCATGACGATTCATGTAGGCCCGGATTTTTTCCAGCAGGTTGGCATCTTCGGCAATGCGTTCCATCATAATCGCCCGCGCACCATCCAGGGCGGCTTTTGAATCATCAATTCCTTTATCCGGGTTGATATATTGTTGTGCTTCTTGTTCGGGGATATGCTGTGGATGTTGCCATAACTGATCAGCCAGAGGCTCCAGACCCGCCTCAATTGCAATTTGTCCCTTTGTCCGGCGTTTGGGTTTGTAAGGCAGGTACAGATCTTCGAGCCGTGTTTTACTGTCGGCATGACGGATTTCCTGCCCGAGCTCAGGTGTCATTTTGCCTTGGTCCTGAATTGATTTCAGAATGGTCTGACGTCGCTCTTCCAGCTCCCGCAAATAAGATAAACGGCTATCCAGACTTCTCAGTTGTGAATCGTCCAGCCCGCCTGTGACCTCTTTTCTGTATCGTGCAATAAATGGAACAGTATTACCGTCATCAATTAACTGAACGGCTGCAATAACCTGCTCAGAGCGAACATTCAGCTCTGAAGCAATTGTTTGGCAGATAGCTTGACTCATCCGTTATCTTCTCTTTAGTTCATGAAATATACCCGGTGAAGGGCAAATTAATCTTAATAATATGGGGATTTATACGATATATTTCCAGTCGATATATCTCTGCTGCCTCGTTATCAGAGCAACGGACTCAGAGTCTGTGAACCTTGCTCAGAAATCATCTTGCTGAATATGCATCCTGAGGTCACTTGGATATATTTGAATATAATTGTTGCGATTATCCAGAAAATTCCGGGAGCATATGTGAAAACAAAGTTAATCACCAGAGCTGGCTATGACAAACTTAAGCAGGAGCATGATTATCTGTGGCGGGAGAAACGTCCTGAAATTACAAAAATTGTTACCTGGGCTGCCAGTCTGGGAGATCGGAGTGAAAACGCTGATTACCAGTATAATAAGCGCTTACTCAGACAGATAGATCGACGGGTTCGGTATCTGCGAAAATTACTGCCTGAGCTCAAGGTTGTTGACTATTCTCCGCAGCAAGAGGGCAAAGTGTTTTTCGGTGCCTGGGTCGAAATAGAAAATGAAGAAGGTGATAAGAAAAGATTCAGGATTGTCGGACCGGAAGAAATCTATGGTGATGTCAAAGATTATATCTCGGTTGATTCTCCTATGGCACGTGCGCTGATTAAAAAAGAAGTGGATGATGAATTTACGGTAAAAACGCCGGAAGGAGAGAAAGAATGGTTTGTCAATGCCATCGAGTATGAAAAAAATTAACATTCTCCCCAAAAATGCAGAATGATTGTTGATATAAAAATTACTTTTATGAATACTTAGGCGCCTTTTGGAATGGCCATGTGTGGCAATGGCCAGTGTTGACTATACGCATTTATCTTTGTCTTTAACAAATATTAATCGGGAAATAATAAAATGAATTGGTTCACAGCAGCGTTTAAGAAATATACAGTTTTTAGTGGCCGGGCCAGACGAAAAGAGTACTGGATGTTTTATCTGTTCATGATGATTTTTATGCTGATCACCTGCATTTTGGATGTACTGGTCGGGAGTTATGGCTTAATCACCGGATTATTTGGTCTGGCCGTTCTCCTGCCCAGCTTATCTTTGACCATTCGTCGGTTGCATGATACGGGCCGCAGTGGCTGGTGGTGCTTTATCACCCTGGTGCCAGTCGTCGGTGCGATTGCTTTTTTCGTGTTCACGGTTCTTCCCGGCAATTTTGGTGACAACCAATACGGACCTGATCCGAAGAAAATCGAGCTTTAATCTGAAATCAGGATAGCTGGCAAAACCTTTAAAACGCCGCTATTCATCGATACAAAAGATACTCATCGATACAAAAGATATTCATTGATACAGATTATCCATTGATACAAATGAAGCCAGCGTTATTGATACGCTGGCTTTTTTGGTTCCGGTATCCGTTAAAACGGATTGGTCTGATATGACAATACCGTTGCAGGATCGGCATGCAGCAATTGATTTAACTTCTCCATCCCTTCTCTGAATTTTTTACCGGAATGAATAGCCGTCAGTGAAAGCCGGATATGATTACAGCTCTGCTGTGTATCAAAATAACTGCCACTGCTGACAAGGATTCGATGATTTTGTGCTTCCATCGCAAAACGTTCCTGCTGCCACCCAGAGGGCAATGGAAGCCACAAATGATAACCCTGTCCGGGAGTGGTGGTTTCAGGTAAGTATTGTTTTGCTATGGCTTGTCTTTCGGCTGCCAGCAAGCGTTGCCGTTCGGCGAGTTCAAATGCCTGTCCGGAGTGGATTAATTCTTCTGCGATGATGAAGTTTAAAGGGGATGAAAGCCAGATATCGGTCCGGATATGAGCACTGACGGTGGCAACCTGTGATGAAGGTGCTTTGATAAAGCCGCAGCGGAGCGCCGGACAGATTGCTTTGGATAAGCTGGTGACATGGAATCCCTGCTCCGGAAGCCAGTTACAGATTGCAGGAATGGGTTTCTCATTAAGAAAACCATAAATATCATCTTCAACCAGCCAGATATGATGTTGGCGAATGATATCGGCAATTTGAATTCTGCGCTCTTCCGGCATTGTAATTCCCGTTGGGTTCTGATGCGAAGGAACTGTAATCACCAGTTTGGGATGATGTTGTTCAATGGACTGTTGTAAGTGCTCCGGTATCATTCCGTGCTCATCCATCTGAACGCCAACCACATGACGTCTTTTCAGGCTGGCGATGGCCAGAATTCCCGGATATGTAAGTGTTTCGACTGCAATTGTGTCACCTGGTTTTGTCAGTGATTCAACCAGAACCGCTAAAGCATTCTGAGCACCGCTGGTCAGCAGCGTATTATGGGTGGTTCCCGGTTCCAGACCATATTCTGAGGCCCAGCGTATGCCAGTCTGCCGGTGTCGCTCATGCCCGGAATTTTCTGCATACCCAATCA carries:
- a CDS encoding ATP-dependent Lon protease, which encodes MIVSPNNISVPLIAPSVNMQTEQAARENRVREPVTPTVQLEKSNAERQIKSDDKRRRSSSWDPSEHPEYEIDADEEHHGSSAYREESKGELERLFELLALSTYSEHQGKGYIVRFRFPKHIIDAAVNEGKMARRRVVIKYHYGYAIAPNIPSEVLAVL
- a CDS encoding aminotransferase-like domain-containing protein gives rise to the protein MSEIKFKQIARTIESRIRDGVYPPNTKLPPHRVLAEELQTTPVTVAKAYKLLSEQNQVESFVGRGTFVCGESRLSSVIQSSDDEDVYNFSILQPCLSHHLPALQNAIRQSASQLTSQLIGYAENSGHERHRQTGIRWASEYGLEPGTTHNTLLTSGAQNALAVLVESLTKPGDTIAVETLTYPGILAIASLKRRHVVGVQMDEHGMIPEHLQQSIEQHHPKLVITVPSHQNPTGITMPEERRIQIADIIRQHHIWLVEDDIYGFLNEKPIPAICNWLPEQGFHVTSLSKAICPALRCGFIKAPSSQVATVSAHIRTDIWLSSPLNFIIAEELIHSGQAFELAERQRLLAAERQAIAKQYLPETTTPGQGYHLWLPLPSGWQQERFAMEAQNHRILVSSGSYFDTQQSCNHIRLSLTAIHSGKKFREGMEKLNQLLHADPATVLSYQTNPF
- the greB gene encoding transcription elongation factor GreB, with protein sequence MKTKLITRAGYDKLKQEHDYLWREKRPEITKIVTWAASLGDRSENADYQYNKRLLRQIDRRVRYLRKLLPELKVVDYSPQQEGKVFFGAWVEIENEEGDKKRFRIVGPEEIYGDVKDYISVDSPMARALIKKEVDDEFTVKTPEGEKEWFVNAIEYEKN
- a CDS encoding ComF family protein, producing the protein MRYQRFKNTICKMIPRQCPLCELELYAAEGHWCTHCMRWFESSPRCQRCGEPTLEPVSICGQCLSHPPLWNKLYCLGDYSFPLNIYISKIKYQRQFWHVFPLCQLLARQITEPAEQLISVPMHWQRYLIRGFNQSDLIASRLSRLLNTSYSSGIVKKNHATRPQQKLSRQARLRNLNSAFELKCHTDKAHVAIVDDVVTTGTTVSQLCHLLQQSGVRKIDIYCLCKTPENHLSN
- the bioH gene encoding pimeloyl-ACP methyl ester esterase BioH yields the protein MSEVLHWQTEGEGPDLVLIHGWGMNGAVWDQTVEILKHEYRVHVVDLPGYGHSGHCCASSIEETALLVLQGAPEQAVWLGWSLGGLIATHIALNHPARVKKLITVASSPKFAAQDEWRGIQPKVLKAFTSQLVDDFQLTIERFMALQAMGSPTARQDVKALKEKVLSRPAPRPEALFSGLKMLSDIDMRTQLSDISVPLLRLYGRLDGLVPVQVANDLNTLVPESQSCIFSRSSHAPFITETDDFCHQVLEFAAS
- a CDS encoding DUF805 domain-containing protein, encoding MNWFTAAFKKYTVFSGRARRKEYWMFYLFMMIFMLITCILDVLVGSYGLITGLFGLAVLLPSLSLTIRRLHDTGRSGWWCFITLVPVVGAIAFFVFTVLPGNFGDNQYGPDPKKIEL
- a CDS encoding Tex family protein, with amino-acid sequence MSQAICQTIASELNVRSEQVIAAVQLIDDGNTVPFIARYRKEVTGGLDDSQLRSLDSRLSYLRELEERRQTILKSIQDQGKMTPELGQEIRHADSKTRLEDLYLPYKPKRRTKGQIAIEAGLEPLADQLWQHPQHIPEQEAQQYINPDKGIDDSKAALDGARAIMMERIAEDANLLEKIRAYMNRHALLTSRVVTGQEQKGEKFKDYFEHQEPISAVPSHRALAMLRGRNEGFLTLTLNADPEQPEGVRESYCETLIAKHYNIHLSDAPADTWRKQVIGWAWRVKVSVHMETELMSALKERSEIEAIDVFATNLKDLLMATPAGPRATLGLDPGLRTGCKVAVVDATGKVLSTCAIYPHQPQKQYEQAIKTIDALVRQFHVDLIAIGNGTASRETDAFAADLIKRGNLKVQKIVVSEAGASVYSASELAAQEFPEMDVSLRGAVSIARRLQDPLAELVKIDPKSIGVGQYQHDVNQNLLAKRLDAVVEDCVNAVGVDVNTASPALLTRVAGLSTTLAKNIVEYRDENGRFESRTTLKKVPRLGPKAYEQCAGFLRIMNGKNPLDSSSVHPEAYPVVQKIAQANQQEIPSLIGNTTFLNGLHASDYTDDNFGIPTVTDIIKELDKPGRDPRPEFKTANFADDIHQVSDLEPGMILEGVVSNVANFGAFVDIGVHQDGLVHISALTDRFVSDPREVVKAGDIVKVKVMEVDIQRKRIALSMRLNDEPGQENKTVRSNRRPSASTTEPKKSQRQKPQTNSAMGGAFAAAFAKAKK